GTTGAGAATAAGTTAGCCGATTTTCAGGTAAACTTGGAAAGAGATGTAGTTGCATGTGTAACTGATGGAGCCAGTGTCATGGTTAAGTTTGGCAAACTGATTAAGACCTGTCATCATATGTGTTATGCTCATGGAATACATCTTGCTGTTTGCGATGTTCTctacaagaaaacaaatgataacTTAGTTAGTTTGGAAAGGAGAAATGTTACCTATCTccaagaagaggaagcagatgATGTGGAAGCtgtgcaagaggaagaagagttcaGTGGTATGATTGAGGTGGTATCAGATGAGGATTTGGAAAATATTAGGTTAGAGGATctggaagatgatgaagaagggaaCATTGATTTGTCTGTCACAATCAACAAAGTCAGAAAAATTGTGAAGATGTTCAGGAAATCACCCACAAGAAATGAGAAGCTGCAGAGGTATGTTGTTAGTGAATATGGCAAAGAACTGATGCTAAAGCTCGACTCTAAGACAAGGTGGAACAGCTTGCTAGACATGCTAGAGCGATTCCTGAAAGTAAAAAACTCAGTTGCTAAAGCTATGATTGACTGTAATATGGAAATGAACATCACAAATGGGGAATTAAAAGTGCTCAATGACTTAGTAACAGCACTGCAACCAGTAAAACTAGGGGCAGAGAGGATGGGATGCAGAGGTACAACTATTCTTACTGCTGAAGGTGTGTTTTCATTCATGTTGAAAGAACTGAATGAACAACAGTCATCATTTTCGATGAAACTGCAAAATTCTCTCAACaacagaataaatgaaaggaggagtgcGGTTCTCGTAGGCCTTATGAAATACCTGCATTGTGGGAAGGCTTATAACAACTGTGAGGAAAGATTAGCATTACCCCGTAAGTCTGCCATCGTGGAGTCAGCTAAACAGTTGTTAGGAAGACTGTTCCAAGTAAGTGATGAAGAAACTACAACTAGTGATAATGTGGAAACATCTGTAAATCAACAAAATTCACTCACTGATAAACTCCAGGCAGCCATAGATCAGATTCAGacacaaagtaaaaaaagaaatgagtgtaACTACATTGCGAAGGAATTTAGTGTATTTGAGGCAACTGGGGACAGAACACAGAATTTAGAGAAATTGTTCCAGGCTCTCAACTCTGTACCACCAACGTCTGTTGAATCGGAAAGGGCTTTTTCAGCAGCTGGTCTTTTTATTACCAAACTAAGATCAAAGCTCAGTGATCACAGTATTGACTGTTTGTGCTTTTTGAAAAGTTATTTCAAGAACAATTCTTAGGGTGTATGACTGCATTTGCAgctgtctgattttttttttttttaacaggtcATTCCATACTCTAGCATTGAGTGCTTaaattccctccctctttttgtTTGCCACGTCTGGAGAGTTAGGCCTAAATTCAAAATATTCTTCTTATAATTTGGTATGTGCATTACggaattttcattttcttgagctttatttgaatttaatgGGAAAATACCAGATAatatctacttttctttaaaTTCAGGGCATTTCGGAACTTTcagtgttttcatttatttatttattcatatattagtTTTTGGAATATGATGTCCTAATTATTTTACCCATGTTATTGAATATATGCAAAAGATATTCCATAGTTTCATTTTCTGTGTTGTTTACAAATTACAATATTGTGGAACATGGTAGCTTGATGGGGTCAGTGGAGGTGGTCAGTGCCACTGGCCAAGCTTCTATATGGATATGGTAATATGCAAATATTCATATTCTATACATATAAGGAAACTCCATGTCATTTAAAATACTTTCTTCATACTTTCACACGtagtttctctgtctttttttatactCTAAGAGTCGCtcgttactaaaaaaaaaaaaaaaaaaaaaaaagtccaactGAGGTTCACTTACGAATTATAATAGAGCACATTATCTGCTACGGAAATCCCGGGATCCCGGGAAAAGTCTGGATTTTTTCCCGGAATCCCGGGATGCCATAAAATCCCGAAAACAGGAAACCCTATTACCATGGTAGTATGCTCATTGTACTTCATGcctatgaagtttttttttcccgtgcTCGGCTATTACTGTTAGGTTAGCTTTGATAAAGTCTAAGGCAACAAATGATCATATTTGGTAGACAAAGGACCATTTGTGTTGTCTGGACTTTTCATTGTCTGGACCAGTGTCTGCACCATTTACTCCAGAAATACAAGGGTTGAGTGTATGGTTCATGTTGTTATGTCAActtgtccttctttcttccttctatcttacttcctttccctctactTGTCCATTTCAACTTTCTCATGTTCAAagtttaattaacaaaaatattctCTGTTTGTCTAAAAACATTTACAATAATGTagtgatttttattatttttatcatttaaaaAATGTCTTCAAATACATAAGAGATATCAAATAATGTTATAACAAATTTTTTAGTTATCTGTCACAGATTTGGCTGATTTTGGCATGCATATTTAAAAAGGTTTTGAACCACTCCCATGGACATTTAAAGGAAACTGTTTCAGGTATCACCATTGAGACTCGTCCTGACTACTGCCTCAAGCGCCATCTGTCTGACATGCTGCGTTATGGCTGCACACGCCTGGAAATTGGAGTGCAGTCAGTGTATGAGGATGTGGCCAGAGACACAAACAGGTGTGTGCTACATTATTTTAGATCTTGAGGCATTGTTtttgaagagaataagaaaggtgTTCAAGCTATTGAAGATATGAGGCTATGAACATAATTTTACCACAAGTCAAAGACATCATACCGGGAAAAATTAGTATTTGTGGTTAACCTTGAACTTCAGTGTTCCAGCTGTGTATATCTGCCACATGCCTTTCAGAACTGACACAAGAGTcctctccttacatttttccattGCATATTCAAATTTTTTCAATCTATCCCCCCTTAAAAACTTtgatttctcatttctctggaAGCCATCCTATTGTTCCCTATAGTTATGCAAGGTGTTAAGATCTGTGTTTAAGGTGTTTCTGAAAATATTTGTTTCATGAATGTTTCATAGACTTAAGTTATTTCCTTTGAGTGGCATCTGTAACATGGttgcatataatttttttattattgtattacaGATGAAATGactatttattcattactcggcttctattctctttttaatGGTTTGATATTTTCATAACAGTATATCTACTTCACCATAATGTTACCTTTTATATACTACTTGTAACATTTTAATTTGACTGAATTGATGTTAATGTTCTCCTCAGAGGACACACAGTGAGGGCTGTCAGTGAAAGCTTCCATTATTCTAAGGATGCCGGCTTCAAGGTGGTTACCCACATGATGCCGGATCTCCCAAATGTGGACTATGAGCGAGATGTGGAGCAGTTCATTGTAAGGCTGCAGACTTTATTATGttcttattagttttattaatatttatatcAAAATCAAAGTTATTGACGACATTCTTACATCTTAGAAAGACTTATATATATAGTCAGCAAGAAcatatctttgtttctttagGCAACATTTAATGTAGAGTTATCCAAAGCTTCCAGTTAGGAAACAGATTAAGTGCAATTTACAAATAACCTAACCTGttaaaccactacactacaaacTAACATTCTTAAATTTGGGTCTAATGTAGATTTATTCATGTGGATAAACCACTTGTTTGCCACGACATTAGCAACATTGGGTTGCtcatgagagtgagagtggggcAGGGAAGGTCAGGTAAGAGAGGCATTTGGCAGAAAGCTTGCATTGTGCTGTAGGCCAGGGTGTGTATTGTTTGTCTAGAGTTCTTACCAGATGTGTGACTCCTATCCTTCTCTGCATCCATCTTTGTAAAAATTTTCCCAAAAGAGTAATCATTGgatatgcatgttttttttttttcacactttccTTTTATGTAATAACTTCTTTGATAAATCGATTGGATATTTGTATTAACATTTTGACACTTTAACAGGAATTCTTTGAGAACCCAGCATTCCGACCTGATGGATTGAAAATCTATCCCACCTTGGTTATTCGTGGGACAGGTCTTTATGAGTTATGGAAGACGGGTCGTTATAAGAGCTATCCTCCAAATACCCTGGTTGACCTGGTGGCCACCATCCTCTCATTGGTACCTCCATGGGTGAGAGTATACAGAGTTCAGAGGGACATACCCATGCCACTTGTCAGGTAAGTCACCATGGTTTTGCAGGACCAAAGTCTGCTTGCTCTTCCATGAGATAGAATGGGTGGTTAATGGAATATACTGGCATTGCTTGTCATGGCCACCATTAGACCTGGCCTCTCTTATCTCTggtctctctctactactctgCCCTCTCTTACCCACTTCCTCAATTACAGTCATCACAAAAGAACTTAGGACAACTAATTTTAACCAGAAAACTTGggacaattgaaaaaaaaaggttaatatttttcacttgttttattgtttagtACAtggacatttctttctctgcgaGAGAGAGTATGTACTGTATACACCTGAGTATGGAATGAGCAAAATTGAGGAAGTACTCTCTCTCCAACTTGTGAAGCCAGATAGATATTAATGATGGCAGCCTGCAATTAGATACATACATCATCTGTCTCCTTTGTGCTCAGCCTTTTCTTATGTATTCATGCATCCTCAGTGGACCACACCACAATCCCATTGCTAAGCATGGAactgcctaaaaaaaaaaatgagggtgaGCACCATGGAGACTGAGATGATATCTGTACTgaaatttctctttccttttcctggtTTCTGAATTGCCTTGTTGTCCTCAGCTCAGGTGTGGAGCACGGTAACTTACGAGAGCTGGCTTTGGCGCGCATGAAGGACCTGGGAACAGAGTGTCGAGATGTGCGCACAAGAGAAGTTGGCATCCAAGAAATCCATCACAAAGTCCGTCCTTATGAAGTGAGTTTAAATCCCGTTTACAAGTCCTAAATGTCATAGTTTTAAGAATATGTTTAGTGTCTTGCCACAAAATCAGATTGCCATTCTTGAAATTTGAAATCACTTGTTTTTTACATAACTACTCATGGATAGTGTTATTTTGTTGTACAAATATTCTCCCCTCCtgctccagaaaaaaaaagttgaaaaagtaaatgaatagaaattagGGTGTTTGCTTTATCTAGGAAGCATGGATTACTCTTTACTTTTGAATTTCAGTGACAATGTTAAGCTGATACGTACTTATGAACCTATATCACAAAAAGTGTTATCATTAAAGGTGGAGCTTATCCGGCGTGATTATGTGGCTAATGGAGGCTGGgaaactttcctttcttatgAAGATCCACAGCAAGACATCCTGGTCGGGTTGTTACGTCTTAGAAAGTGTTCTGAACATACCTTCAGGTTAGTGACTCTAGAAAGTGTTCCAAACAGTATTCCAGCCACAGCACTGCATCACACCAGATAGGATTTTGGTGGTCTAAGGCAACAGGGAAAATTTGATATGTTTAAGGCTTACACATATTAAAAACTTTTGATAAAGTCAGTACAAAGCTTTTGGTTTTCAAACTATCCTCCTAtggtttctgtctttctctctaacATTATCTGTTTCCTCTGTAgcccattttattttatttctgccATGGTAGGCAGTCACTATACTTACTTCAAAGTCTGTTAATAGTGATGTTCCTTAGAGTTCAATTTTCATAGGGGAAAATAATGTACAACTAACCTGATTTGTTTGTACCTATGAATTATTGACATATTACaagagcaaaatggatggatagatggtaTCTCCCTTTATATTGAAGTGGAAGGAAGATTTCTTAAGCAATAGAGATATGAGAACAATTATTAGAGACCAGGAGTTTCAACTTAAAGTAGTTAGTGGAGGTTCAGTATGGGGTCCGTTTATGTTTGCAGTGTTTAATATGACAGAAAGGATCGGGTTTTTTAAGAGTTTGCATGCACATAATACTAAATTAATGATTATGATGAGATTACATTGGtacagttttttatttttaattttcatgGTTAAACAAGACCAGAGTTGGTGGATGGTGTGTCAGTGGTGAGGGAGCTACACGTTTATGGATCTGTAGTGCCAGTTAGTGCTCGAGATCCCACAAAGTTCCAGCATCAAGGCTTTGGCACACTGCTCATGGAGGAAGCTGAAAGGATATCCAGAGAAGAACATGGTTCACACAAGATTGCGGTCATCTCAGGTAACTCTCCAATgatacagaagaaaataaatacttactattattatcattattatttttattattaataatatcattagTATTACAGTGGTTTTTGGGATATGAGCATCTCACCTTACAAGCTCAAATATTTAAAAAACTTGCCTTGGTatacgagcacacacacacacactatagctcTCACAAgtgtattttctcctcctttgttttcattcactcacgtgcgcacgcacgcacgcacacacacacacacacacacacacacacccacacccacacaccgcgtagtgtagtggttagcacgctcaactcacaaatgagaggcccgggttcgagtcctggtaagcggagaggcaaatgggcatgcctctctgtgtgtggcccctgttcacctagcagtaaataggtactggatgtaactcgaggggttgtggcctcgctttcctggtgtgtggagtgtgttgtggtctcattcctacccgaagatcagtctatgatctctgagctcgttccgtaatgggaaagactggatgggtgaccagtaggcaacctaggttaattacacacacacacaccttcatgcC
The sequence above is drawn from the Portunus trituberculatus isolate SZX2019 chromosome 41, ASM1759143v1, whole genome shotgun sequence genome and encodes:
- the LOC123516757 gene encoding elongator complex protein 3 isoform X1, whose amino-acid sequence is MGQNRKKGPSLSKEELRMLTVGEIVQELIKAQQEKRDVNLNKLKTRISSKYGLQSSPRLVDIIAAVPQEHKKVLLPKLRAKPVRTASGIAVVAVMCKPHRCPHINMTGNICVYCPGGPDSDFEYSTQSYTGYEPTSMRAIRARYNPYLQTRHRLEQLQQLGHNVDKVEFIIMGGTFMALPEDYRDNFILNLHDALSGHSSSTVAEAVKFSEQSSTKCIGITIETRPDYCLKRHLSDMLRYGCTRLEIGVQSVYEDVARDTNRGHTVRAVSESFHYSKDAGFKVVTHMMPDLPNVDYERDVEQFIEFFENPAFRPDGLKIYPTLVIRGTGLYELWKTGRYKSYPPNTLVDLVATILSLVPPWVRVYRVQRDIPMPLVSSGVEHGNLRELALARMKDLGTECRDVRTREVGIQEIHHKVRPYEVELIRRDYVANGGWETFLSYEDPQQDILVGLLRLRKCSEHTFRPELVDGVSVVRELHVYGSVVPVSARDPTKFQHQGFGTLLMEEAERISREEHGSHKIAVISGVGTRNYYRKLGYRLDGPYMSKAL
- the LOC123516757 gene encoding elongator complex protein 3 isoform X2, translated to MEHFCSLQIAVVAVMCKPHRCPHINMTGNICVYCPGGPDSDFEYSTQSYTGYEPTSMRAIRARYNPYLQTRHRLEQLQQLGHNVDKVEFIIMGGTFMALPEDYRDNFILNLHDALSGHSSSTVAEAVKFSEQSSTKCIGITIETRPDYCLKRHLSDMLRYGCTRLEIGVQSVYEDVARDTNRGHTVRAVSESFHYSKDAGFKVVTHMMPDLPNVDYERDVEQFIEFFENPAFRPDGLKIYPTLVIRGTGLYELWKTGRYKSYPPNTLVDLVATILSLVPPWVRVYRVQRDIPMPLVSSGVEHGNLRELALARMKDLGTECRDVRTREVGIQEIHHKVRPYEVELIRRDYVANGGWETFLSYEDPQQDILVGLLRLRKCSEHTFRPELVDGVSVVRELHVYGSVVPVSARDPTKFQHQGFGTLLMEEAERISREEHGSHKIAVISGVGTRNYYRKLGYRLDGPYMSKAL
- the LOC123516756 gene encoding uncharacterized protein LOC123516756, which codes for MADEAEATTSTESYAWKYFEKLKCEESSRCRKCLAVIKCRGWSTSGMIRHLKSKHSIEKTENLKRPSDKSPHKDASEVKRSSVQRKMTGFLKKEETKEEIVGKLAAVDGFSINAIAKSEFIKTSMLARGYKLPQSPTLVMDLVHKQYNVAKERVIFDINKRRHVGVRFGLSLDEYTSLKNKRYMNINLHTSDTFWNLGMVRITGSLPAETAVEVVENKLADFQVNLERDVVACVTDGASVMVKFGKLIKTCHHMCYAHGIHLAVCDVLYKKTNDNLVSLERRNVTYLQEEEADDVEAVQEEEEFSGMIEVVSDEDLENIRLEDLEDDEEGNIDLSVTINKVRKIVKMFRKSPTRNEKLQRYVVSEYGKELMLKLDSKTRWNSLLDMLERFLKVKNSVAKAMIDCNMEMNITNGELKVLNDLVTALQPVKLGAERMGCRGTTILTAEGVFSFMLKELNEQQSSFSMKLQNSLNNRINERRSAVLVGLMKYLHCGKAYNNCEERLALPRKSAIVESAKQLLGRLFQVSDEETTTSDNVETSVNQQNSLTDKLQAAIDQIQTQSKKRNECNYIAKEFSVFEATGDRTQNLEKLFQALNSVPPTSVESERAFSAAGLFITKLRSKLSDHSIDCLCFLKSYFKNNS